One segment of Geomonas ferrireducens DNA contains the following:
- a CDS encoding methyltransferase domain-containing protein — MRLSFVPTAEPHAIRERLGRLLTPGSLLDDRLERRISRLGGRFVSYAASYPLPLWAPGLEITPEMRGMTEALFPLAEPRTLFEKVLRRGCRFAPLLSGTYLESSASWLDLLQRLSPQLPCADPAPSLRRLACDDAARTAFLFALMLPQHFGGGFDRYPHQLSWISVWMKEKGACRADSIRVLDAACGSGEGTYQVAQLLLEAGMGKGSSVHGSTLEPIELFAGAHMYFPHAPERGREYRNRAGSLLGPGADAPALEFYLDRVDAPPSREPYDLVLCNGLLGGPLLHEPEELASAFAGLSARLAPGGLLLAADRFHAGWRQRVPEEDLIALMRIHGLTPVEVPEGIAGKKGDP; from the coding sequence ATGCGGCTCTCATTCGTCCCCACGGCAGAGCCACACGCGATCCGGGAGCGCCTGGGGCGGCTTCTTACGCCCGGCTCCCTTCTCGACGACCGGCTGGAACGGCGCATCTCGCGCCTTGGAGGCCGCTTCGTAAGTTACGCTGCGAGCTATCCCTTACCCCTTTGGGCACCCGGCCTCGAGATCACCCCGGAGATGCGCGGCATGACCGAGGCGCTCTTTCCGCTCGCCGAACCGCGCACTCTGTTCGAAAAGGTGCTGCGGCGCGGCTGCCGGTTCGCCCCTTTGCTCTCCGGCACCTACCTTGAGAGCTCTGCGAGCTGGCTCGACCTGCTGCAGAGGCTTTCGCCGCAGCTTCCATGCGCCGATCCCGCGCCGTCCCTGCGCCGGCTCGCCTGCGACGACGCCGCACGCACCGCGTTTCTTTTCGCGCTCATGCTTCCGCAGCATTTCGGCGGCGGCTTCGACCGCTATCCGCATCAGCTCTCGTGGATTTCAGTGTGGATGAAAGAAAAAGGGGCATGCCGAGCAGACAGCATCCGCGTGCTGGACGCCGCCTGCGGCAGCGGTGAAGGGACCTACCAGGTGGCGCAACTCCTTTTAGAGGCCGGGATGGGGAAAGGAAGCTCCGTGCACGGCTCCACGCTGGAGCCGATCGAGCTCTTCGCCGGCGCCCACATGTACTTCCCGCACGCCCCGGAACGCGGGCGTGAGTACCGCAACCGGGCGGGGTCGCTCCTCGGGCCGGGTGCCGACGCCCCGGCGCTGGAATTCTACCTGGACCGCGTCGACGCCCCTCCTTCGCGCGAGCCCTACGACCTGGTCCTTTGCAACGGGCTTCTGGGCGGTCCCCTGCTGCACGAGCCCGAGGAACTCGCTTCCGCCTTCGCCGGGCTATCCGCGCGGCTGGCCCCCGGCGGGTTGTTGCTCGCCGCCGACCGCTTCCACGCCGGTTGGCGCCAACGCGTTCCCGAGGAGGACCTTATCGCCCTGATGCGGATCCACGGCCTCACCCCGGTCGAGGTCCCCGAAGGGATCGCGGGGAAAAAGGGAGATCCCTGA